A genomic region of Brevibacillus sp. JNUCC-41 contains the following coding sequences:
- a CDS encoding cyclic-phosphate processing receiver domain-containing protein: protein MEKISVFLDDYRKAPDGYVLVETIDECIELLQNFDIEHLSLDHDLLNKTRNGFMLVQKMVKEKLFANRITIHSANSIGGKAMYNCLKQAQRNLTMPSSIIVSLRPLPLKFFPSKVLQHYIDIR from the coding sequence ATGGAGAAAATCAGCGTTTTTCTGGATGACTATCGGAAAGCTCCCGATGGCTATGTGTTAGTCGAGACTATTGACGAATGTATAGAGCTATTGCAAAACTTTGATATTGAACACCTCTCTTTGGACCATGATTTATTAAATAAAACTAGGAATGGTTTTATGCTTGTTCAAAAGATGGTCAAAGAAAAGCTTTTTGCTAACCGCATCACTATTCACTCTGCTAATTCAATTGGCGGTAAAGCAATGTATAACTGTTTAAAGCAAGCACAACGGAATTTAACAATGCCCTCTTCCATTATTGTTTCCTTACGTCCCCTGCCCCTCAAATTTTTCCCGTCAAAGGTTCTGCAACATTATATAGATATAAGGTAA
- a CDS encoding FadR/GntR family transcriptional regulator: protein MDSIPVKSPKVYEIIFNQIKESFISGELKPGDKLPPERELSNRFKVSRTSIREALRVLEINGVIEVRPGDGTFIRQSDVKFLIELLSNSIIKAKDNMVYEMLEVRRVIETECAFLAAQRANSLDLQNILNALEEMARSEHDEELGLRADLMFHYSVAKATNNSIFAGLVHTLSDQMKDTIRATRRHRFAKPGHFQETLQEHKEIYYSIALKEADKAKQLMDAHIIRIREQMATATLESIGDDAKIVAYQNEKDLHHNAEGEK from the coding sequence ATGGATTCTATACCAGTTAAATCCCCAAAAGTGTACGAAATCATCTTCAATCAAATTAAGGAATCTTTTATTAGCGGTGAATTAAAACCTGGGGATAAATTACCCCCTGAGCGGGAGTTGTCCAATCGTTTTAAAGTGAGTCGAACATCAATCAGGGAAGCCCTTCGAGTATTGGAGATTAACGGAGTCATTGAGGTCAGACCAGGTGACGGGACATTTATCAGACAATCTGATGTTAAGTTCCTGATCGAACTGCTATCCAACTCAATCATCAAAGCTAAGGACAACATGGTCTATGAAATGCTTGAAGTCCGTCGAGTAATTGAAACCGAGTGTGCTTTTCTTGCTGCACAAAGAGCAAACTCCCTAGATTTACAAAATATTCTTAATGCTTTAGAAGAAATGGCACGTTCGGAACATGATGAAGAATTAGGCTTGCGAGCAGATTTGATGTTTCACTATAGTGTCGCGAAAGCCACAAACAATTCCATATTTGCTGGATTGGTCCATACCCTTAGTGATCAAATGAAAGATACTATTCGTGCCACTAGACGGCATCGTTTCGCAAAGCCAGGTCATTTTCAAGAAACGCTTCAAGAACACAAAGAAATCTACTATTCTATCGCATTAAAGGAAGCGGATAAAGCCAAACAACTGATGGACGCCCATATCATTCGCATTAGAGAACAGATGGCCACAGCTACACTTGAAAGTATTGGAGATGATGCCAAAATTGTTGCTTATCAAAATGAAAAAGACCTTCATCATAATGCTGAAGGTGAAAAATAA